Genomic window (Equus przewalskii isolate Varuska chromosome 12, EquPr2, whole genome shotgun sequence):
agaacacttgatcttagcaaatttcaagtatacaatctgatgcagggtcggtgagccgaggagtcgaaagaaagatttcttggactctcaaggtctggcagtagtgctctatttagagaatagtgtggaatagcatggggacaggacccgtgggcagtcaggctgctgcgtggggacaggacgtataggcaggaggagctgctgctgctggcatgggtggagagtaaggctaaatttaaggcataggtatgtgagttatctctttacaagacaaaggaaagaagaagtaaaaagagttgttaaaatggtatcagtgccggtGGGGtttggttattgggtggtcctataacttttagataagaatcagattggattgagtaaatggcagaagccaccacttaaatattatcttcaggtaaagacaaaggaggatgttgggggggggggtcagttacatgaggttgccagatagtaaacaacttaagtccttgccttccccattaagagtttccagagataaggccatcctgccttcctcctggtgcagagagggagacaccccccacagatggagacttccttcacaaatgcaaatatctctcatcaaacggcaagcaaattccactcctcagagcctccttctcatctgcagtttttaaaagtaaccagcctaaaatcctcatcacaatcCGATGGTATTAACGATCATCATCATGCTATGTACtagatcccagaacttattcatcttatgactgagagtttgtacccttttaccaaccagTCCTTATTTCCCCCATCCCCAGTGCATGGGTTTTCTGACTGCTGCCTGGACCCTGATTCGGTAACGAATTTGGGCTTGAACACAGTGCTGATGGGAAATTCGGTGCTGGTAATTCATGGCCCACAGTGGCATTATGACCGAGCCAAGTATCACCTGGTTGATATGATCAAGTGCTGACTGAAGCAGCACCCTGGAGGACCACGTGGCTGCTGCCTTGGACTGTTGTGGCAGTAAAGGTGACTACAAAGACTATGGGAAGGATCCTTCTGAGTGCGCCAGTTTgcttacagaaagaaaatgacaagattagATCTGTAAACTTTCAGCCAAAGTCATGTTCAGAGACCCAGGGACATTTTATGGCAGCTATAGAATAATTTTATAGCTGCAGGGCTGATACTGCTAAAGATCAAACACGTAATTGAATTATGCATGTTGCGGAATCACAGCTTAATTTGAGTTCACAGCCTGAGAAAAGTCTTTCGTGCGGAAGAAATGGCATTGATTATGAGGAAGTGGAGCCGAAGACTTGGGGACACATGGGTGGGCTCAGATAAAGTTGAGAATCTTGAACCCCTGAGTCACTTGGAGCCTCCTTGCCAGCGAAAGCAGCCCATCCTCTGGTATGTGAGGAGGGCAGCCTTCCTGTGTTTGAATATCCAGTAATCTCACCTGGAGCAGTTGTCTTGCAAGGGGATGCCAGTTGTCCTCAAAGCCCACACCAATCACCCTTGTTACCACTGGCCCCTTAACTATAGTCAGAGCCGCATGCTGCAGGGAGTAAGTACAAGGACTGACCCTGGAGGAAATAGCTTATGTGCCAAAAGAATTGCAAGTTTTGCTCATTTATGCAAGCAGAAACCTAGGGAATATGCGTGGGAATGGTTCTAAGGGTGTGAGAGTAAGGAGCATGGAATATGATTTTGCATCTGGTGCATTTATTGATCTGGTTGCACTTCCAGAAAGCCTGTATTTAACATGTTATCTCATGCAGCCAAATGTGGCTTTACCAGGATTCTTGGTTGGTTGACTAAGCATTGGACTCAGTGGTGGCCTGTGTTTAATGAGACTGAAATGTGAGAATGTCCCTGATATCAGgtagagaaaggaatccaaagacTTATCAAGATGGAAATGCTGCAATGGATCTATCACGTATGATGTGCACACCGACCACCCCACCAAGAGGGCCCAGAGGATGCTCCCTTTAATGAGGCACTGAGAAACATTGGTGAGGGAAACACCAGCATCCTTGGATAGCTCAGTGGACCCCATTCTCTGCAGGCCACGTGTGATGGTGGGAGATACTGCAATGAGATGAGGTCCCCCATTTCAGCGGGGATGATGGGGCCCTAGATACTTGAGAAAGTGGGAGAAGTAAGACCAGAGCTGGAGGAACAGAAGAGTCTCATTCATGGTTTCTAACGGCAAAGGAGAACTATGGTTTTCATTGGCTATATGACAAAGCTCCACTGGTCATCCTATCTATGGGCAGGTGGTATAGGAGTCTTCTAATTTTCCTCTATACCACGTccattttggaagatttttacCTTGAGGATGAAGACATGTAttgcatggattaaaaaaaagaaaaattcattatGGATTATTTCAAACATTCACtaaagcagagaaaatagaataatgtGCCCTCATGTCCCCTAGCTTAGGTCATTATCAAGTCACAGATAGGTTTGTTTCGTCTATACCTCCATCCAACCCATTAtatttcttccagctttattgaggtataattgacaaataaaattgcatatatttaaagtgtacaacgtgatggtTCGATacatgtatacactgtgaaatattTACCGCAAAGTCAATTAACACATCCGGTATCTCAGTTACCTTTTGTCTGTGTGTTGAGAATGCttcagatttactctcttagcaaacttCAAGTATACAATCCAGTaccattaactatagtcaccacccAGCCCAGTATTTTAAAGCAGACCAGTTGTCATATTATTTAATCTCTAAATAATTGGATGTGTTTATAAAagataaggttttaaaaaatatatgtaaccaCAATTAACACattcagaaaaatgaacaattattCCTTTATATCAAGTAGAATGAATGGTTATTAAAATAGTGTCAAAGACGCAAGCACTCTTTTCTGAAAGCTGAAAACGTGCCCTTCTTATCAAAAATGGGCCTCACTGGGTTAAGTTTAGGGCTGCAACTGGATAACCTCCCTTCATTTGCTTGCCCCACTGGGTTAAGTAGCCACAgagtttcatttcactttttcccACTTTTCCTTGGAGGGGGTCTAAAACTCAACCCCCTCTACCCCGGGTGGGACTCGAACCCACAATCCCTGGCTTAGGAGGCCAATGCCTTATCCattaggccaccggggctggcaaGAGGTGGGTTGCAATGGTCTTAGACCAGTCTCTCAGTCTCCTCTCTGTGGTTCCCGCAGGTTATGCACGGCCTCCCGCCTCTGTGCTGGCCTCTCAACGGCTCCTTGACACCTGTATTTGGCTGGCCCCCTGGCTCAAATCTTGCCGGCTCTCGAGCATCCTCGGACCCCAAAGAGGCCGCTCACAAGCGGTGGAGCTCAAAGACCTGGGGCAGCAGGTGTCAAATCGGTTTGTTGGACTTGGGGGATATGATCCTCGCTTAGGGTGCAAGAGGTCTCGGGATCAAATCCCTGCGagccctttcccctctccttttaGAGAATCCGGGTCCGGGGGTAACTACTCGCCCGAAGGCGTTTCCGATGCAAAatgtgggagaggaagggatgggggaCCAGCCCGGAGCCTGGGAAAAGGGCTGGTCCCTTTCCGCGTGCTCCTCCTCATATGGCCCTTAGACCGAAAGTGTCACCTGGGCCCAGGTCTGCGCGGGTTTTAGCAGGATCCCAGCCGCCTTAGGTCTTTGTCCTAAGGACCCTCCATACCGGCTCTGTCTCCGCCCCGCTATCTCAGTCGGTAGAGAATGAGACTAGAATCCAGCGTTTACTTTCCTACCATAAGATGGAtgttctttctcatctttaaaatgtttatcttaatgaagtttttcttcttcatatttatGAGCCCTTAGTAACCCGCTGAAACACCACAAAAACGATAAAGGAGAAAGTGACACTCCGCATAACCGCAGGTCACTTGCGCCCACTGCCCGGGGTACACGCTCAGCTGACATGCTCCCAGCGTTTACCCTGATGGGAGGAGGTCCCGTCACCTTGGTCATTCCGCTTAGCCAGAATCCCTTGGAGAGAACTCAGTTTTGCAGGTAGAGACATTTTTTCACGGAAAAATGATGACTCAATGCTGGgcatattctttatatttaaatttttaaatacatattcacAGTAGTTATTTAAGGGTACGCTCTCATTGCAAGAAATAATCTATTagatttataaaactttttactgtggtaaaaaatatatataacgttaaatttgccattttaaccatttttaggcgtacaattcagtggcatccGTCAcgttcacaatattgtgcaaccatgaCTACTATCTACTTCCAAACCTTTCTCATCACAATaatctattatattttaaaacgCAACGTCCTCTGACCCCCTTAGGGCAAATCACTCCCACCCCCCAACAGTCCAACCCTTCGTCAGTCACAGTTCTCCTCTTCTAAACCGTAATTCACGTAGCCAATCCCGAATGGGCTCTCGGGACTCGCGGCCTGTGGCTTCAGGCTCCGTAGTCCGCGCGGATCCGGCCGGCATTGATCCCCGCAGCGCCCTCGGTTTCGCCCCGGATCTGGAGTTCGGCGGGTGCAGGCACAGGGATGCGTCCCGAGGGCAAGaaggcggggcggggccggcggttGGCCCAGCCCGAGCGACCTGGGCCGGCGTAGGGTGCTGTCCAGAGACCGGGAAAATTTTAAGGCGAGGGAGAAAAACGTGCCCTACAGCGACCACGAAGGGACTCGAACCCTCAATCTTCTGATCCGGAATCAGACGCCTTATCCATTAGGCCACGCGGCCCTGCTTTTGACAGTTGTGCAGCTTTTCCCATAGAGCCTGTGCAGGAGCCTGCGCAGTGTACCGCAACGCGCATGCTCACAGCGGCGAGGAGCCCCCGCCTCTTGGGCTCCGTGTGGGCGGGGCTCCAAGAGGAGCACCAGGCCCGGAGCAGGACTGAGCGCCGGACGTTTGGCAGGGACGGTGGGCGCGGGCCTGTGAGGGGGAGTTCGAGTCCCGGGGGCGCTGCCCAAGCCCCTCCTGCTCCGAGGGGCCCCCTGGGATCTCTTTCTCCAAGGGCCCCCGGCCCACGTTGGGCCAGGAGCTGCCCACTGCTCCCCCAGAGCCTGTGATTCCTCCCCGCCCCGCCAAACCTGCAGTCTCTGTTCCAGTCTTATGGCCCCAGACTAGACGCTGACCGCCGTGAAGGCGGGGTCGCGTCTCCTGCATCTCCACGGCCTAGCGCGGGGCGCGTGTGCTAGGAGAGCGCTGTGGACCCCGGCAGCCCCTTCCCAGGACTTCTAGGCCAGCCCAGCCCGTGTTGGCAGGCCTGGCCTCGTATCCGCCTTTATgaagtgccaggcactttgcataCATTCTCTCTTACTGTCGCACCTCTCTGAGAGCAGGCACTGTTCACGTGTACAGCGACCATCAACATGTTTATTGCACGCTCGCTGAGCGCCGGCGCCCGTGCTGTGATGCTCCGTTTACAGGCGAGGAAACCGCGGAGCGGAGGGAGTCAGTGATGGCGCTGGGGTGTGGCCCCCACTGTCGATTCCACCTGAGCGGCCTCGGGCGCGGTCAGGCCTGCAGGCAGAGCCGGCGCCTCAGCGAGCTGCGGATCTCCAGGCAGGCCTTGCGGCGCTCGTCGCTGTCGGGACCCAGCACGTCCAGCTCACACACCCGCCGATTCACCTGCGAGGACCACTCTCACGGCTGCCTCGACATCTTTGGGCCTTACGGGGCCCCAAAGGCGTAATCATAAGTCCCCCTGCTCCTCTCAGATGTGCCCCCCACCCAGCGGAAAAAGCTCCCCACCTGCACTAGTTCCCCCACCTGCCAGACCCAGCCGCACTGCACCCCGTCCTCAGCCTGAGGGGCCTCAGTTCCCTGCCAGCCTGCAGAACTATTCAAACGAACCAATCACCTCCTCCCGCGGGAACCAGGGGGCGCCCCACCCCTGTTACCACAAAGCCTGCAGCCCACGGCCCCTGCTGGCTTGCTCTGCTCCGGAGTGCAACCCGAGCAGCGCTGTGTGGCAACCCGAACGGTGTGTAATTATACATAAGATATATAATCTTTCCCCAGCTGTGGGTTTATGAGACTAATAACTGCTGTCCATCTCACCTGTCCAGTGTGGGTGTTGTGTGTTCGGCCATCTCTTACTGCTGAGGGTGGGGGATCACTCCCTCCCCAGCCGGGTGAATAGCAGGTGATCAGAACACCAGGGCCGGGGAGAAGGATGCATCCAGCCCTTCTCCCCCTATTGCCACTCCCCAGGCCCCAACACACCTCAGTCAGCAGCTCCAGGAGGTCTCCCTTGGGGTCAGCTCTGAGGACCTCCACCAGCGTCTGGATAAAGTCTGAGCCCGTCTCATCCCGATAGGCTACACAGCCTAGGCCAGGGGACGAGGGTCGGGGTATCAGACTTGGGCACCTACCCGCTGCTTTCCAATTCCCCAGGGGCCTATTGGTGGTGGAAGTGGGGGTCAAGCACACAGGACCCCGGGGGGCAGGCAGGGAATGGGGCAGGGAGCGGGAACTTCTTGCTTCTGGAACCAGTTGTTGCTCAACATTTGAGGAGTGAATATATGATGGATTCAGTATTGAACAAACATGCCCTATGAACccacaatgtgccaggcactgggcagggCCCTGAGGCAGACAGAACCGAgctgccttcatggaacttacagcCTGGAGGGAAGGGTGTAGGTGTGGTGCTTGGCACAGTCAGCCCTGAAGACGACGTGCTCACCAGCATTACTACTTTATAAATAATAAGCATGGAAGGAAGAGGGCTTAAATGCAACTGGGCTGGTGCCCCTGCTCCCCAACCCCCAAGCCCTGGCTGCCCCTAAAGGCACTCCAGATCTCCAGCCAGGAGGCTGGGCCCTGTGTAATGGGGCTTCTTGACAACTGGTCCTCTTACCCTCGGCGGCTGCGTAGACCATCAGGATGTCTGCCTGGTCAGAGCTCCCTGCAGTGGGGCCCCTGGAGGAGCTGCCTGCAGGAAGGATCAACTCCGTTTACCCAGCATCCTGGGACTCCACCAGCCCCTGGGTCTCCCCAAGTCTGGCCCAAGGGCAGCCCAGGGCAGTGGAGAGTGCAGGGCAGGAAAGAGATCAGAATTCAAATGTCAGCCCTGctgctgaccagctgtgtgaccacagaAAAGCCATCTCACTTTCCTGACTCCAGAGTGGTTTCTAAGCTCAAATAGGAGAAGAAGCCCTTGGTTTTCAAAGTCCCTCGAGGTTTAGGAAGGTTTCCCTTCCCATCCTCTTGGCAAAGAGAGGACGGAGGTGGCAGCAGAACCCCAGCTCAGAGCCCTGGAAATGTGCTCTGGACAGCTCCCCCACAGCCCTGCCAAGCCCAGGGTCCGGAAAGAAGGCAGTCCTACCTTGGGCATCGGCATAGACCTGGAGGACATCGGCATGGGAGGGGGTGGCTGGTGGTGCCCGCAGCCAGCGCCAGAACCAGGAGAGAGCTGTGGGCCCCAAGCCAGCGTCCCTGtgccctggggaaggagaggacagTCAGGTCGTTTCAGTCAGCAGATACCTGGGGGTGCCTCCAGGGCTCCAGCGCAGGCCTGCCAGGCTGGAGACATTCTGAGTGCTGAATGAAAAGTGCTGAGGGTGACATGCTCAAGTTCATGGCCCTGACCTCTACgagaggcgggggagggggtggggaaaggacTGGGGcacaggcttcctggaggaggtgggcagcAAGTCCTAGGAGCCTGAGAAGGCtagggcaggaggggcaggctggAGGTGGGCCCCAGGCCCCGCTCACCCCCACGGCAAGCCTGAAGCAGGAAGATCTTGGGGCGGCCCCGCAGGGCCCTGCAGCAGCTCAGCTCCCGCAccagtgcctctggttgtacctCTTGCCCGTCAGCCCCCAGCAGCTGTCCCTGAGGCCCTCCATGCGCCATCAGGGCCACAAGGGCACAGCTCACGGGGCCCCTGTAGGCGTCCAGCCACTCCCGGaactgggccagctcctcctgGAAAGCCTAGGGTGGGATGGAGATTGAGGCTTGGGCCAGGGCAGCTGCCTCCCCAGGACCTGGCAGTCCTCGAGGTAGGCTTCTCCAGCACCCTGCCTGCCCTACCTCCCGCCTTCTATCAGCCTCAGGCCCAGGGAGGAAGTCTTTTTTCTAACCCCCATGCTGCATGGCCTGGTATGGCCTCATCGGGGTGACACGTGGGTCCAGGTGCCTGCAGCTGGTGTTCTGGCCCCAGAAGAGAAGCTGCACCAAAAAGTTAAGAGGCGTGAGAGGCCGGCAGTGAGCTGACAGGTGTCTGGGAAGGAATCTGAGATGGTCCCAGGAAAAACCTGAGGGTCCAGCTGGGGCCTTGAGTGGGGGAGCAGAGAAACAGCAAGCGTGGGAGACCGCAGGAGACCAGGCTtccagagggaaggaagtgggttCCCAGTGCATGCAGCGGGGAGGATGGGGGCTGGACTTGGGGCTGTACTTCCTGCCCATAATGGCTGACAGGCCGAGGAGAGACTCCTCAGGGTCCAGGGGTGCCTTCCTTCAGAGCACCACAAGTTCTGGGCTTCCCCTCACCTGGGCTGTAGGATCGGTCATCAGGGTGGTCTcaaagcccagggcctggcacaggccCCAGAGCGCCTCGACGTCGTGCTGGGCCCCAGAGCGGCCCCGGATAACGGCCAGGAGGAGGGCGACCCTGGCCCCGGACAGGTCATATTGAGCGCTGGGACTGGGTTCTGGCTACAGACAGGGTTAAGGTGCATTCAAAGTGGCCTGAGGACCTCCCAGCTCTCGCCTCCCCCATCTCTGGTCTCCCTGAGCCTCTGTCCCACTGGCAACTGCTGTCAGATGATTGGatccctgccctggccccctcaCCTCAAGCCCCCAAGGTTCCGTGTCCCCCAGGCACAGTGCCCCCCGCAAGGAGCTCCGAAGGACTGGGCAGTAGGTGGCCCCTGAGAACTCTTCAGCTATCCTGCAGAAGACCTGGGGAGAGGCCAGAGGACACCTCAGAGGGCTGCTACATGGGCGTGTGTGGGGGGGGAATGAGGATCCTGGCTCCAGGAAATAGTTCAGCCAGGATCATGGCTATTACAGTCTCTTTGGGGTCCCCTGCCAGaacagagaggaggagacagaggaaaggagggaggtcATGAGGGGGGTTCCAGTTCAGGCTCAAGGTCATGGGCATCCCTGGATATGGATGGCCTCAAGTGGACATTGGCCATGCCATTAACCACTGCCCTTCCATCTTTTGGGGGAGGGCACCAGGCTGGGGAAAGCTGTGGAGCAGAACCAGGGCCCAGCCCTCACCTCCAGGGTCACCCAGGGGCCACCCAACTGCCCAGTGAGAACTTTGGGCCTCAGGACCAGATCTGAATCATTCCCAGCTCCGACATCCAGGGACCCACAGTCTGACAGGACAGTCACTGCCTGGGTGAGTATGAACAGAGATGGGTAGAATTATAAGCATCGACTCAGGAAGGCTGAGGAAGGGCATCACTGACAGCCTGGAAGGGACTGTGTGATGCTGGCAGGGACAACAGTGAGGGCACACAAGTAGAGGGcatagcctgggcaaaggcatGGAGTTCTGAAGATTCTGGTGTCTGGGGGACCCTGAGTGGGCTGAAAGGAAGGGCACAGGTGGGAATGGGAGGCGAGGCCCTGTGGCTGACACCACATGTGTAAACAATGAAGATTTTGTAGAATGAACGGGTGGGGAGCATATGAATGAATCTAACTGTCTAATGGGTTCAGGAGAGCACAGCAGGGCCAGGGGAGTTGAGCGGCGCAAGCCCCCTCCCTAGGAATCCCCATCTGGAGCCCCCACCTCTGTCAGCAGCTGCAGCAGGGACCAGTGAGGACAGCGGCCACAGAGCTCACCCAGGCTAGTGAGGAAGGCTCCAGGCTCAGGGGCAGCTGAGTGGAGAAGCAGCACATTGGCCTGGAAGGGAGGGTCTCAggccccctgcccaccctccctcaccccaaCATTGCCCTGCCCCACAAGCAGGGCTCCTTGCCCTGCCCACTCACCCCCAGGAGCACTCGAGAGCAGCAGGAAGACTTTGGGGCAGCCCCGCAAGGCCCCACAGCGGCTCAGCTCCTGGACCAGCTGCTGTGGCTGCCTCAGCAGCCCACTGGGGGCCACCAAGGCCACTAGGACACAGCCCACAGGGCCCCCATGGGCATCCAGCTGCTCCCGGAAGCCAGCCAGCTCCCCAAGGAAGCCCTAGGTCAAGAGTGAAGGCTGGGCTTGGGTCCAGGGAGGCCCCAGGTTGGGGCGGAGGCGGGAGGTGGGCAAGGGCTCACCTGAACCAAGgcctccctcctctgccagctCTCAACGCGCAGGGCCCGGAATATGCCCTCCAGGACAGCCACTGTAGAGGCCGAcaccccagggctgctgagagTCAGGGCCACCTTTGGACCCTGTGTGCTGTACTTCCCCTGGGGAGGCAAGGCCAGAGTTGGGCTGGAGTGGGGCTCAGCCAGGAGCCAGGAGTGAGCTGGGCCAGGCAGAGCCTCCACTACCTTTCTCCTTAGGCTCTCCTGAGTGTCTGCCACCATTGCGGCCACCCGCAGGGTCCCAGCCACCAGGAAGGCCATGGGGGCCAGGTGGGCACTTCCTCTGAGCACAGAGCTCCCGCCCTGGTACCAGTACCCTGGGTCCCAACCCTTCCCCTGTCCCTGCGCTGTGTCCTATCAGCTCTGTTTATGAGCTGAGTCGGACTCTGCCCCTCTCCTGGAACCCTGAGTCCTGGGCCCTACTCCCTGCTATTCCGACTCCAGCGGGCTACTTCCTGGCTGGCATTGACATGCCCCACCTGAGCCAGGACCCATGTCCAATCCTATTCTTAGCTCCTGGCCCACCTCCCATCTGATCTCGTTACACCTGAGTGTCTCCCTTCTGAACCAGCCAACAGCACCAACAAAGTCCAAGCACTCTCCTGCCACCTGTCACCTCCTACTCAGTCATGCCCAGcgcccacacacatgcacacagcagCCGCCAGCATGAGGGCCTGGGGAGCATGACAAGCATGCTCCAGAGGCAGAAACCCCCAACTGGGGTCAGCTGTCCACAGTGAGACCCCGGttgcctcatctgcaaaatggggtccATCGCAGCAACCTCAGAATGATTTGAGTGTCACATGGGGGCTGCTGAGGAAGGGCCCAGGAGGCAGAGAAGCTGGCACACACACAGACCAAGGGACAGAACACCTTGTCTCAGCCGCCCCCACTGCCCTTCAGGCAGGTCCACTGAGGCCATGACCAGGTGAGTCAGAAAGCGCTCACCAGAGGCAGAAAGAGCTCTGACCTGCACCCACCAGCTCCTGGGGCCTGCGCAGGGGAGCGGTCAGATGTCAAAGGCTGGATGGGGAATGGGGGCCCTGCCCATTTTGACTCAGCAGCCCTCTCTCCATAAGGGATCTGAGCACAGGGACTGGCTTTGAGTTCTGGATCCCCTACCAGCAGTGTGAGCATACCACCACCCTGCCCAGTCACCCCATCTCCAAgcctctttctttgtttcacCAATGGGGAGAAAGGAGGTGTCCTGGCAAAGACCCCAAGTCCTGCTCAGCTCCCCCATTCTCT
Coding sequences:
- the CASP16 gene encoding uncharacterized protein CASP16 isoform X8 encodes the protein MAFLVAGTLRVAAMVADTQESLRRKGKYSTQGPKVALTLSSPGVSASTVAVLEGIFRALRVESWQRREALVQGFLGELAGFREQLDAHGGPVGCVLVALVAPSGLLRQPQQLVQELSRCGALRGCPKVFLLLSSAPGAAPEPGAFLTSLGELCGRCPHWSLLQLLTEVFCRIAEEFSGATYCPVLRSSLRGALCLGDTEPWGLEAFQEELAQFREWLDAYRGPVSCALVALMAHGGPQGQLLGADGQEVQPEALVRELSCCRALRGRPKIFLLQACRGGHRDAGLGPTALSWFWRWLRAPPATPSHADVLQVYADAQGSSSRGPTAGSSDQADILMVYAAAEGCVAYRDETGSDFIQTLVEVLRADPKGDLLELLTEVNRRVCELDVLGPDSDERRKACLEIRSSLRRRLCLQA
- the CASP16 gene encoding uncharacterized protein CASP16 isoform X6; protein product: MAFLVAGTLRVAAMVADTQESLRRKGKYSTQGPKVALTLSSPGVSASTVAVLEGIFRALRVESWQRREALVQGFLGELAGFREQLDAHGGPVGCVLVALVAPSGLLRQPQQLVQELSRCGALRGCPKVFLLLSSAPGAAPEPGAFLTSLGELCGRCPHWSLLQLLTEVFCRIAEEFSGATYCPVLRSSLRGALCLGDTEPWGLEPEPSPSAQYDLSGARVALLLAVIRGRSGAQHDVEALWGLCQALGFETTLMTDPTAQAFQEELAQFREWLDAYRGPVSCALVALMAHGGPQGQLLGADGQEVQPEALVRELSCCRALRGRPKIFLLQACRGGHRDAGLGPTALSWFWRWLRAPPATPSHADVLQVYADAQGSSSRGPTAGSSDQADILMVYAAAEGCVAYRDETGSDFIQTLVEVLRADPKGDLLELLTEA
- the CASP16 gene encoding caspase-14 isoform X3, which translates into the protein MAFLVAGTLRVAAMVADTQESLRRKGKYSTQGPKVALTLSSPGVSASTVAVLEGIFRALRVESWQRREALVQGFLGELAGFREQLDAHGGPVGCVLVALVAPSGLLRQPQQLVQELSRCGALRGCPKVFLLLSSAPGAAPEPGAFLTSLGELCGRCPHWSLLQLLTEVFCRIAEEFSGATYCPVLRSSLRGALCLGDTEPWGLEPEPSPSAQYDLSGARVALLLAVIRGRSGAQHDVEALWGLCQALGFETTLMTDPTAQAFQEELAQFREWLDAYRGPVSCALVALMAHGGPQGQLLGADGQEVQPEALVRELSCCRALRGRPKIFLLQACRGGHRDAGLGPTALSWFWRWLRAPPATPSHADVLQVYADAQGSSSRGPTAGSSDQADILMVYAAAEGCVAYRDETGSDFIQTLVEVLRADPKGDLLELLTEVNRRVCELDVLGPDSDERRKACLEIRSSLRRRLCLQA
- the CASP16 gene encoding uncharacterized protein CASP16 isoform X5, encoding MAFLVAGTLRVAAMVADTQESLRRKGKYSTQGPKVALTLSSPGVSASTVAVLEGIFRALRVESWQRREALVQGFLGELAGFREQLDAHGGPVGCVLVALVAPSGLLRQPQQLVQELSRCGALRGCPKVFLLLSSAPGAAPEPGAFLTSLGELCGRCPHWSLLQLLTEVFCRIAEEFSGATYCPVLRSSLRGALCLGDTEPWGLEPEPSPSAQYDLSGARVALLLAVIRGRSGAQHDVEALWGLCQALGFETTLMTDPTAQAFQEELAQFREWLDAYRGPVSCALVALMAHGGPQGQLLGADGQEVQPEALVRELSCCRALRGRPKIFLLQACRGGHRDAGLGPTALSWFWRWLRAPPATPSHADVLQVYADAQGSSSRGPTAGSSDQADILMVYAAAEGCVAYRDETGSDFIQTLVEVLRADPKGDLLELLTEAQRCRGSRESGPRR
- the CASP16 gene encoding uncharacterized protein CASP16 isoform X2, producing MAFLVAGTLRVAAMVADTQESLRRKGKYSTQGPKVALTLSSPGVSASTVAVLEGIFRALRVESWQRREALVQGFLGELAGFREQLDAHGGPVGCVLVALVAPSGLLRQPQQLVQELSRCGALRGCPKVFLLLSSAPGAAPEPGAFLTSLGELCGRCPHWSLLQLLTEVFCRIAEEFSGATYCPVLRSSLRGALCLGDTEPWGLEPEPSPSAQYDLSGARVALLLAVIRGRSGAQHDVEALWGLCQALGFETTLMTDPTAQAFQEELAQFREWLDAYRGPVSCALVALMAHGGPQGQLLGADGQEVQPEALVRELSCCRALRGRPKIFLLQACRGGHRDAGLGPTALSWFWRWLRAPPATPSHADVLQVYADAQGSSSRGPTAGSSDQADILMVYAAAEGCVAYRDETGSDFIQTLVEVLRADPKGDLLELLTEVCWGLGSGNRGRRAGCILLPGPGVLITCYSPGWGGSDPPPSAVRDGRTHNTHTGQAQRCRGSRESGPRR
- the CASP16 gene encoding caspase-14 isoform X7; translation: MAFLVAGTLRVAAMVADTQESLRRKGKYSTQGPKVALTLSSPGVSASTVAVLEGIFRALRVESWQRREALVQVFCRIAEEFSGATYCPVLRSSLRGALCLGDTEPWGLEPEPSPSAQYDLSGARVALLLAVIRGRSGAQHDVEALWGLCQALGFETTLMTDPTAQAFQEELAQFREWLDAYRGPVSCALVALMAHGGPQGQLLGADGQEVQPEALVRELSCCRALRGRPKIFLLQACRGGHRDAGLGPTALSWFWRWLRAPPATPSHADVLQVYADAQGSSSRGPTAGSSDQADILMVYAAAEGCVAYRDETGSDFIQTLVEVLRADPKGDLLELLTEVCWGLGSGNRGRRAGCILLPGPGVLITCYSPGWGGSDPPPSAVRDGRTHNTHTGQVRWTAVISLINPQLGKDYISYV
- the CASP16 gene encoding uncharacterized protein CASP16 isoform X1, which codes for MAFLVAGTLRVAAMVADTQESLRRKGKYSTQGPKVALTLSSPGVSASTVAVLEGIFRALRVESWQRREALVQGFLGELAGFREQLDAHGGPVGCVLVALVAPSGLLRQPQQLVQELSRCGALRGCPKVFLLLSSAPGAAPEPGAFLTSLGELCGRCPHWSLLQLLTEVFCRIAEEFSGATYCPVLRSSLRGALCLGDTEPWGLEPEPSPSAQYDLSGARVALLLAVIRGRSGAQHDVEALWGLCQALGFETTLMTDPTAQAFQEELAQFREWLDAYRGPVSCALVALMAHGGPQGQLLGADGQEVQPEALVRELSCCRALRGRPKIFLLQACRGGHRDAGLGPTALSWFWRWLRAPPATPSHADVLQVYADAQGSSSRGPTAGSSDQADILMVYAAAEGCVAYRDETGSDFIQTLVEVLRADPKGDLLELLTEVCWGLGSGNRGRRAGCILLPGPGVLITCYSPGWGGSDPPPSAVRDGRTHNTHTGQVRWTAVISLINPQLGKDYISYV
- the CASP16 gene encoding uncharacterized protein CASP16 isoform X4, giving the protein MAFLVAGTLRVAAMVADTQESLRRKGKYSTQGPKVALTLSSPGVSASTVAVLEGIFRALRVESWQRREALVQGFLGELAGFREQLDAHGGPVGCVLVALVAPSGLLRQPQQLVQELSRCGALRGCPKVFLLLSSAPGAAPEPGAFLTSLGELCGRCPHWSLLQLLTEVFCRIAEEFSGATYCPVLRSSLRGALCLGDTEPWGLEAFQEELAQFREWLDAYRGPVSCALVALMAHGGPQGQLLGADGQEVQPEALVRELSCCRALRGRPKIFLLQACRGGHRDAGLGPTALSWFWRWLRAPPATPSHADVLQVYADAQGSSSRGPTAGSSDQADILMVYAAAEGCVAYRDETGSDFIQTLVEVLRADPKGDLLELLTEVCWGLGSGNRGRRAGCILLPGPGVLITCYSPGWGGSDPPPSAVRDGRTHNTHTGQVRWTAVISLINPQLGKDYISYV